The proteins below come from a single Miscanthus floridulus cultivar M001 chromosome 1, ASM1932011v1, whole genome shotgun sequence genomic window:
- the LOC136490276 gene encoding dirigent protein 1-like: MASCKLSSVLLAVLALIAGGAVPVPVVDAEHLHFYMHDVTGGPSPTAVRVVNAPRGYFGNMFVIDDVLTEGTSSSSTRVGRAQGYYMCASVANLELLVTMNVVLSVGPYAGSSITVVGRDDINAPVRELSVVGGTGQFRMARGYVLWKTVTPEIIDLEIFVNP; this comes from the coding sequence ATGGCTTCCTGCAAGCTCTCCTCCGTGTTGCTTGCTGTCCTGGCGCTCATCGCTGGCGGCGCGGTGCCGGTGCCAGTAGTGGACGCTGAGCACCTGCACTTCTACATGCACGACGTGACGGGTGGCCCCTCCCCGACGGCGGTGCGGGTGGTGAACGCCCCGCGTGGCTACTTCGGCAACATGTTCGTCATCGACGACGTGCTGACAGAGGGCACCTCGTCGTCGTCAACCAGGGTGGGGCGTGCGCAGGGATACTACATGTGTGCATCGGTGGCCAACCTGGAGCTGCTGGTCACCATGAACGTGGTGCTCTCGGTGGGCCCGTATGCCGGTAGCTCTATCACGGTGGTGGGCCGCGACGACATCAACGCGCCGGTGCGGGAGCTCTCGGTGGTCGGAGGCACCGGGCAGTTCAGGATGGCGCGTGGCTACGTGCTCTGGAAGACGGTCACACCCGAGATTATCGACCTCGAAATTTTCGTCAACCCATGA